A region of Micropterus dolomieu isolate WLL.071019.BEF.003 ecotype Adirondacks linkage group LG01, ASM2129224v1, whole genome shotgun sequence DNA encodes the following proteins:
- the zc2hc1a gene encoding zinc finger C2HC domain-containing protein 1A isoform X1 yields the protein MMEEFEDCEAPPPEDLTQCNTCKRWFFPKVLEKHAKICQKSATKRRKVFDSSRQRAEGTDIPTLKPIKPKSQSSSSTAKAEPPKKPSNWRKKHEDFIATIRAAKVLTQVMKDGGPLPPPPPPTYDPDYVQCPFCQRRFNESAADRHIKFCQEQAARIPTKSKIGDTKKPPARTQVKPPASVKKTNSPAVSTIPSASSRLPQRSGLGQPSGIPSSKVSSALRNNPSGLTSPPSGVGNKTRTVSSGLGSVRNTQSGIALNKKKVDTYISRNDVCGDNEVGNGGMRSKFCHACGTKYPVESAKFCCECGVKRMCI from the exons ATGATGGAGGAATTTGAAG ATTGCGAAGCTCCTCCACCTGAGGATCTGACTCAATGCAACACCTGTAAAAGATGGTTCTTCCCTAAAGTCCTG gagaaacatgcTAAAATCTGCCAAAAGTCAGCGACCAAAAGGAGGAAGGTTTTTGACTCCAGTAGACAGAGAGCTGAGGGCACAGACATTCCCACTCTCAAACCCATCAAACCAAAG TCACAAAGTTCGTCTTCTACTGCGAAA GCAGAACCGCCTAAGAAACCATCCAACTGGCGCAAGAAACATGAGGACTTCATTGCTACCATCCGGGCTGCCAAAGTCCTCACTCAGGTCATGAAGGATGGGGGACCACTACCCCCACCTCCGCCACCTACTTATGACCCAG ACTATGTTCAGTGCCCTTTCTGTCAGCGGAGGTTCAACGAGAGTGCAGCTGACAGACACATCAAGTTCTGCCAGGAGCAGGCCGCCCGGATACCCACCAAGAGCAAGATAGGAGATACAAAGAAGCCTCCTGCTCGCACACAG GTCAAGCCTCCTGCTTCCGTAAAGAAGACCAACTCACCTGCTGTGTCAACAATCCCTTCGGCCTCCTCTCGTTTACCCCAGAGATCCGGCCTTGGACAGCCCAGTG GAATCCCATCTAGTAAGGTCTCTTCTGCATTGAGGAATAATCCTTCCGGCCTTACGAGCCCTCCATCAGG TGTGGGAAATAAGACCCGAACAGTGAGCTCTGGCCTTGGTTCTGTGAGGAACACTCAGTCTGGAATAGCACTCAACAAGAAGAAAGTGGACACCTACATATCAAG GAATGATGTCTGTGGCGACAATGAAGTGGGAAATGGTGGGATGAGGAGCAAGTTCTGTCACGCTTGTGGGACCAAGTACCCTGTGGAGTCCGCCAAATTCTGCTGCGAGTGTGGAGTCAAGAGGATGTGTATCTGA
- the zc2hc1a gene encoding zinc finger C2HC domain-containing protein 1A isoform X2 produces the protein MMEEFEDCEAPPPEDLTQCNTCKRWFFPKVLEKHAKICQKSATKRRKVFDSSRQRAEGTDIPTLKPIKPKAEPPKKPSNWRKKHEDFIATIRAAKVLTQVMKDGGPLPPPPPPTYDPDYVQCPFCQRRFNESAADRHIKFCQEQAARIPTKSKIGDTKKPPARTQVKPPASVKKTNSPAVSTIPSASSRLPQRSGLGQPSGIPSSKVSSALRNNPSGLTSPPSGVGNKTRTVSSGLGSVRNTQSGIALNKKKVDTYISRNDVCGDNEVGNGGMRSKFCHACGTKYPVESAKFCCECGVKRMCI, from the exons ATGATGGAGGAATTTGAAG ATTGCGAAGCTCCTCCACCTGAGGATCTGACTCAATGCAACACCTGTAAAAGATGGTTCTTCCCTAAAGTCCTG gagaaacatgcTAAAATCTGCCAAAAGTCAGCGACCAAAAGGAGGAAGGTTTTTGACTCCAGTAGACAGAGAGCTGAGGGCACAGACATTCCCACTCTCAAACCCATCAAACCAAAG GCAGAACCGCCTAAGAAACCATCCAACTGGCGCAAGAAACATGAGGACTTCATTGCTACCATCCGGGCTGCCAAAGTCCTCACTCAGGTCATGAAGGATGGGGGACCACTACCCCCACCTCCGCCACCTACTTATGACCCAG ACTATGTTCAGTGCCCTTTCTGTCAGCGGAGGTTCAACGAGAGTGCAGCTGACAGACACATCAAGTTCTGCCAGGAGCAGGCCGCCCGGATACCCACCAAGAGCAAGATAGGAGATACAAAGAAGCCTCCTGCTCGCACACAG GTCAAGCCTCCTGCTTCCGTAAAGAAGACCAACTCACCTGCTGTGTCAACAATCCCTTCGGCCTCCTCTCGTTTACCCCAGAGATCCGGCCTTGGACAGCCCAGTG GAATCCCATCTAGTAAGGTCTCTTCTGCATTGAGGAATAATCCTTCCGGCCTTACGAGCCCTCCATCAGG TGTGGGAAATAAGACCCGAACAGTGAGCTCTGGCCTTGGTTCTGTGAGGAACACTCAGTCTGGAATAGCACTCAACAAGAAGAAAGTGGACACCTACATATCAAG GAATGATGTCTGTGGCGACAATGAAGTGGGAAATGGTGGGATGAGGAGCAAGTTCTGTCACGCTTGTGGGACCAAGTACCCTGTGGAGTCCGCCAAATTCTGCTGCGAGTGTGGAGTCAAGAGGATGTGTATCTGA